From Apium graveolens cultivar Ventura chromosome 9, ASM990537v1, whole genome shotgun sequence, the proteins below share one genomic window:
- the LOC141685453 gene encoding protein FAR1-RELATED SEQUENCE 5-like, with protein sequence MENNGLFEGVCDSSSYAMVEELIEGFDDSFSRTTNVWNPKVLDHSFKPYVGQRFKDIESYFSFYTEYGVQGGFNVRKSTQKVKNKIVVTKYLVCQKAGHYDTSGPKDSGGTSKSSHTSGNIGEEVKRRNTVTKKYHCNAKVILKYVCDGTYIISYFIEGHNHPLASELGKEFLRANRTMTSFQCQFILDAAKSNIGAYRAHGIYNSLFGIYSDIGPTAKDFQNWMRDIKLYGMVFVPFIGVDNHWKSVTFASALLNHENDTNFTWACEMVLKVFSRPPKCIITDQCLAIKTAISKVFPDCIHRYYMWHVMQKFPAKQT encoded by the exons ATGGAAAATAATGGTTTGTTTGAAGGTGTTTGTGATTCTAGTTCGTATGCTATGGTTGAAGAATTGATAGAAGGTTTTGATGACTCTTTTAGTAGAACCACTAATGTTTGGAATCCTAAAGTCTTAGATCATAGTTTCAAACCATATGTTGGTCAGCGGTTTAAGGATATTGAGTCATATTTTTCATTTTATACTGAATATGGAGTACAAGGTGGTTTTAATGTTCGCAAATCAACTCAGAAAGTGAAGAATAAGATTGTTGTGACAAAGTATCTTGTTTGCCAAAAGGCAGGACATTATGATACTTCTGGTCCAAAGGATTCTGGAGGTACATCTAAATCATCGCATACATCTGGTAATATTGGTGAAGAAGTTAAAAGGAGGAACACTGTTACCAAAAAATATCATTGTAATGCAAAGGTTATTCTCAAGTATGTGTGTGATGGTACCTACATAATTTCTTATTTTATAGAGGGTCATAACCATCCGTTAGCTTCTGAATTGGGAAAGGAGTTTCTTCGTGCAAATCGAACTATGACTTCATTTCAATGTCAATTTATCTTAGATGCTGCAAAATCGAACATTGGCGCTTATAGAGCTCATGGCATCTACAACAGTTTGTTTGGTATATATTCTGATATTGGGCCAACTGCTAAGGATTTTCAAAATTGGATGAGAGATATTAAATT GTATGGTATGGTTTTTGTGCCTTTCATTGGTGTTGATAATCATTGGAAGAGTGTTACGTTTGCTTCTGCTTTGCTTAACCATGAGAACGACACTAATTTTACTTGGGCATGTGAGATGGTTTTAAAAGTTTTTAGTCGTCCTCCAAAGTGTATAATAACTGACCAGTGCCTTGCTATAAAAACTGCAATATCTAAGGTGTTTCCAGATTGTATCCATCGATATTATATGTGGCATGTAATGCAGAAGTTTCCGGCAAAG CAAACATGA